ATTCTCATGATGGTGGCTGTTACAATCAGAAAAGCCCATAAGTTTATTTAGGTCAGCCTGATTTTCCACTTTTTGTGTTTCATAGATTGCTGATTCGTCAAACCTCGCCTGAAAACTCAAGGCTTTTCCATCAAACGATTTAATGGTTCGGTTAGACTCATGATGGCCTTCTTTTATGATGTATAGCTTTTGAATATCACCCTCAAAAGGAGAGTCTATTTCAATTTTACAGGCTGTAAAAAATAACAACAGCCCTGATAGTAGTAGTGCGTTTTTCATCAAAAAAATATTTATAAATTGTTTGGTATTTTGACTATGAAGTTACTCCCAACCCCTTTGGATGAAGCAACTGAAACTTCTCCTTCCAGTTTGTTTACTGCCTCCTGTACTATATACAAGCCAAGGCCCGATCCCTTGGAAGATTCGGATGACCGGTAAAACATTTGAAAAATATCACTAATATTCTCTTTGGAAATACCTTCACCATTATCGCATATTTCTATTACAGCATGCTTCGGTGTAACCTTTACATCTATATCTACAAATTTTTCTGTTTTCCTTAAATCCTGGAAAACTATTGCGTTCTGAATAAGGTGCTCAAGGATGAGGTTTACACGCAGCTGGTCCGACACAAATTTCTGATCCTGCTTTACACGTACCCTAAATTTAATTTTACTGGCTCGCACATAATCCAGATATTGATCTAAAATCTTGGCTATATTCTCGTTGAAATGAATGCTGGATTTTACAATTGGTCCGCGGGCGTTTCCAACAAATGACTCTAATGATTTCAGGAAGTTATCCATTCTTACCACACTCTCGTTGATCAGATGAAGGCATTCATCGATGATATCATCTCTTGTGGATTTCTCCGCCAGTCGGATCAATCCCTTTATGGAAGCCAATGGCCCTTTAAGGTCATGAGAACAGCTGTAAACAAACTTATCGAGCACTGAATTAGCCTCAGACAACTCCTGATTGAGTAAGTGATTCATTTCCTTAATTTTAAGTGTGGTTCTCATCTTTATTGATAGTTAGGTTATTTCCTCCGGCCAAATCTCACCCCCATATTAACCGCATAAGGTTTTTCAATACTGGTGTTTTCCAGTCGCTTAATATTTGCTGAAGCTCTTAACTGAATTCCTGTTTTTGCTTCTGCAAAAAAGTGAACGAAGTCTCTTTCTGCCTGAATCCGATATTCCAGACCTATGCCTATGTTAATGTTAGTAGTATTAATACTGCCCAGAAATGGTTCTCTGCCCACACCCCTTTGCTTTTCTACCCGGTCGGCTTCTTCTATATAGTGACCATAGAATTTCATGCTTTGGTTATTTAATCCTGCCATTACATAGGCATCTGCTTTCTTTGCGGGAAGCTGCAGGGCTTTTAGTAAGTAAACATTGCTGTTGATTTCAACCTCAAATAGGTCAATGGTACGCTTTGTTGCCGAATTAGAATAGTAAAGCCCGGCTAACCTGGCTACTATACGGCTGTAAGTATTACCGAAGATAAAGGCAGCACTTCCACCTTCTTCAAATACGTTGAGACGATCCAGCTCTGTCACGTCACTTTCCAAAGTAAAGTTTCGCATGCCGAAGGACGCCTCAATGCCTTTATGACTGAAAATGGAATTGCTCTCCTCTTCTTCTAATACCGCTTCCGGTTCATATTGAGCACAGGCCTCAAAAAATGAGAAAGCCATCACAAAAAAAATGGCCAACGCTCTTAAAAAATTTCTAATTGAGATATAAAAAAATGTCATGGCTATTAAATTCATCAATACAAATTTGATGATAACCATGGCTGTTTTTATGAGGGAATTCCTGAAAAGGAAAAATCAGAAGTACTCTTATTAAAAAAGGCCCTTATGCGAAAATAAAGGCCTTTTTAGGAAATTTTGCAGATTTCCAGAAAATATTTGACTCTGCATACTAGAGTAACCCTCAGGGACTTAGGATTAAACCCTGAGAAATTTGTGAGGGTAAACCCTCAGAACCTCTATGTTTTGAGGATCACAGCTCAATGATGTTGTTCTTTATGGCATACTTGACAAGTTCGGCAGTATTTTTAAGACCAAGCTTGGAAAGAATATTTGTTTTATGTGTTTCAACGGTTTTGATACTGATAAACAGGGCATCGGCCACTTCCTGGTTTGACTTTCCCATAGCTACCTGCTCCAGCACTTCAAACTCCCTGGTCGTAAGCTCTTTACTTTTTTGAGCTGGTTTCTTTTCATCAGCTTCCTGATTATAAAATTGCTCGAAAACCATATTCATAATAGAGGGGCTGAAATACTTTTCTCCGGCGTTGACCTTTTTTATAGCATCTATCAATGCCTCCCGGCTGACGTCTTTCGGTAAATATCCATTAACCCCAACTTTTGCACTTAGGGATATATAATCCTGATTAACCTCACCTGACAATAATATGATCCGGATATCACTATTTTGCTCTTTTATCCAGCGGGCCGCTTCTATACCTGTCATTCCTTTCATCATAATATCCATTAATATTATATCCGGGTAAAGTTCCTGAGCAGCATTAATGGCCTCCTCTCCACTCTCTACTTTCCCTACCACATCAATGAATTCAACATTTTTCAGCATTGATGCAACGCCTTCTCTCATCAGAGCATGGTCATCTACTAAAAGTACGCGAATATGTCTCATTTTAATTTATTATTTAAGCAGTTTTTCTATAGATAAAATCAGCTGATCCGCCGTACACGGTTTTCTGATGTAGGCATCCGCGCTACAATCCCTGGCTTTTTGCTCTGTTTCCTTGGTTGCCTGAGCAGAAAGCACTATGATGGGAGTAAACTGATGCCTGTCAATAGACCGGATTTTGGAGATCAACTCAAAGCCATTCATTTCAGGCATCAGCAAATCCGTGATGATCAGGTCAGGGTTGGTTGTGCCTATCTTGCGCATGCCATCAAAAGCATCGTATGCAGTAATTACATCATATCCCTCCATTTGCAACAGATCGCTTATCTCCTCAAGAAGATGTAACGTATCATCAATTACTAATATCTTTTTCATCGACTAATGGAATCTGAATCTTAATTTTAGTTCCCTTTCCGATTTCGCTGTCTACTTCTACCGAGCCCTTCTGAAGCTCCACAGCCTTCTTAACTATAGACAAACCCAATCCTGTTCCTTGAATAGCCCCGGCACTGTTCGT
This region of Fulvivirga ulvae genomic DNA includes:
- a CDS encoding sensor histidine kinase, which translates into the protein MRTTLKIKEMNHLLNQELSEANSVLDKFVYSCSHDLKGPLASIKGLIRLAEKSTRDDIIDECLHLINESVVRMDNFLKSLESFVGNARGPIVKSSIHFNENIAKILDQYLDYVRASKIKFRVRVKQDQKFVSDQLRVNLILEHLIQNAIVFQDLRKTEKFVDIDVKVTPKHAVIEICDNGEGISKENISDIFQMFYRSSESSKGSGLGLYIVQEAVNKLEGEVSVASSKGVGSNFIVKIPNNL
- a CDS encoding response regulator transcription factor, with protein sequence MKKILVIDDTLHLLEEISDLLQMEGYDVITAYDAFDGMRKIGTTNPDLIITDLLMPEMNGFELISKIRSIDRHQFTPIIVLSAQATKETEQKARDCSADAYIRKPCTADQLILSIEKLLK
- a CDS encoding response regulator transcription factor, with protein sequence MRHIRVLLVDDHALMREGVASMLKNVEFIDVVGKVESGEEAINAAQELYPDIILMDIMMKGMTGIEAARWIKEQNSDIRIILLSGEVNQDYISLSAKVGVNGYLPKDVSREALIDAIKKVNAGEKYFSPSIMNMVFEQFYNQEADEKKPAQKSKELTTREFEVLEQVAMGKSNQEVADALFISIKTVETHKTNILSKLGLKNTAELVKYAIKNNIIEL